One Kineococcus aurantiacus genomic window carries:
- a CDS encoding cell division protein FtsQ/DivIB, translating into MARPTPPRRPPAPATPPEPKVTGAPQRRRAGRAAGQPLPRTPRTAQGAAPVPGRGSATRPAARDRAPERPRGAERTRVADLAGARRARRWRPGRRTAVVLAVLVVLAVLAGWVLLASPWLRVATVRTQGVERTDAAVVQRVVDGERGVPLARVSARSLASRLEELPLVESVDVTRSWPSTLVVTVRERQAVAAVPSTSGGVDLVDGAGNVLVHEDRAPAGVPTLDVDVAAAGDRALQAAIAVNASLSSELRARVTSISATGPEAVVLHLAEGPTVVWGDDSRPERKAEVLLRMLSEEAVASAASVDVTAPDAPAVTP; encoded by the coding sequence ATGGCCCGCCCGACGCCGCCGCGCCGGCCCCCCGCCCCCGCCACCCCGCCCGAGCCGAAGGTGACCGGGGCCCCGCAGCGCCGGCGGGCCGGGCGCGCGGCCGGGCAGCCCCTGCCCCGGACGCCGCGCACCGCGCAGGGCGCGGCCCCGGTTCCCGGGCGGGGGAGCGCGACCCGCCCGGCCGCCCGCGACCGTGCGCCCGAGCGGCCGCGCGGTGCCGAGCGGACCCGGGTCGCCGACCTGGCCGGGGCCCGTCGCGCCCGGCGCTGGCGACCGGGACGGCGCACCGCCGTCGTCCTGGCCGTGCTGGTCGTCCTGGCGGTGCTGGCCGGCTGGGTGCTGCTCGCCTCGCCCTGGCTGCGCGTCGCGACGGTCCGGACCCAGGGTGTCGAGCGCACCGACGCCGCGGTCGTGCAGCGGGTCGTGGACGGTGAGCGCGGTGTCCCGCTGGCCCGCGTGAGCGCCCGGTCGCTGGCTTCGCGCCTCGAGGAGCTGCCGCTGGTCGAGAGCGTCGACGTCACCCGGTCCTGGCCCTCCACCCTCGTCGTGACCGTCCGCGAGCGGCAGGCCGTGGCCGCCGTGCCCTCGACGTCCGGGGGGGTGGACCTGGTCGACGGGGCGGGCAACGTCCTGGTCCACGAGGACCGCGCCCCGGCCGGGGTGCCGACGCTGGACGTGGACGTCGCCGCCGCGGGGGACCGGGCGCTGCAGGCCGCGATCGCGGTGAACGCCTCGCTGTCGAGCGAGCTGCGCGCTCGGGTGACCTCGATCTCGGCGACGGGCCCGGAGGCGGTCGTGCTGCACCTGGCCGAGGGCCCGACCGTGGTGTGGGGCGACGACAGCCGTCCCGAGCGCAAGGCCGAGGTCCTGCTGCGGATGCTGTCCGAGGAGGCGGTCGCCTCGGCGGCGTCGGTCGACGTGACGGCTCCGGACGCCCCGGCCGTTACTCCCTGA
- the ftsZ gene encoding cell division protein FtsZ — protein MAAPQNYLAVIKVVGVGGGGVNAVNRMIEVGLKGVEFIAVNTDAQALLMSDADVKLDVGRELTRGLGAGADPEVGRKAAEDHAEEIEEVLKGADMVFVTAGEGGGTGTGGAPVVARIARSLGALTIGVVTRPFVFEGRRRANSAESGIAELRDEVDTLIVIPNDRLLSISDKQVSILDAFKSADQVLLSGVQGITDLITTPGLINLDFADVKSVMQGAGSALMGIGSARGDDRAIHAAESAVNSPLLEASIDGAHGVLLSIQGGSDLGLYEINEAARLVQEAAHPEANIIFGTVIDDALGDEVRVTVIAAGFDAGTPKTRRDERALGQVSGRPVPASAVPPRTARPAAAVPEQPAYAPAQQQPQYAPAQPQQQQPSYAPQPQYAQQQQPAAEPQQPQHQPQHQQPQQQYAQQAPQVVPSPDPVQVPRIIELPQDTAASRRPSRPRPEEDDLDVPDFLK, from the coding sequence GTGGCAGCTCCGCAGAACTACCTAGCGGTCATCAAGGTCGTCGGCGTCGGCGGCGGTGGTGTGAACGCGGTCAACCGGATGATCGAGGTCGGCCTCAAGGGCGTCGAGTTCATCGCCGTCAACACCGACGCCCAGGCGCTGCTGATGTCGGACGCCGACGTCAAGCTCGACGTCGGGCGCGAGCTCACCCGCGGTCTCGGCGCCGGCGCCGACCCCGAGGTCGGCCGCAAGGCCGCCGAGGACCACGCGGAGGAGATCGAGGAGGTCCTCAAGGGCGCCGACATGGTCTTCGTCACCGCCGGCGAGGGCGGTGGCACCGGCACCGGCGGCGCCCCCGTCGTGGCCCGCATCGCCCGCTCGCTGGGCGCCCTGACCATCGGCGTGGTCACCCGCCCCTTCGTCTTCGAGGGCCGCCGCCGCGCGAACTCCGCCGAGAGCGGCATCGCCGAGCTGCGCGACGAGGTCGACACCCTCATCGTCATCCCCAACGACCGGCTGCTGTCCATCTCCGACAAGCAGGTCAGCATCCTCGACGCCTTCAAGTCGGCCGACCAGGTGCTGCTGTCCGGTGTCCAGGGCATCACCGACCTCATCACGACCCCGGGTCTGATCAACCTCGACTTCGCCGACGTGAAGTCCGTCATGCAGGGCGCCGGCTCGGCCCTCATGGGCATCGGCTCGGCGCGCGGCGACGACCGCGCGATCCACGCCGCGGAGTCGGCGGTCAACTCCCCGCTGCTCGAGGCGAGCATCGACGGCGCCCACGGCGTCCTGCTGTCCATCCAGGGCGGCTCGGACCTGGGCCTCTACGAGATCAACGAGGCCGCCCGCCTGGTCCAGGAGGCCGCTCACCCCGAGGCCAACATCATCTTCGGGACGGTCATCGACGACGCGCTCGGCGACGAGGTGCGCGTCACCGTCATCGCCGCCGGGTTCGACGCCGGCACGCCCAAGACCCGCCGCGACGAGCGCGCCCTCGGCCAGGTCTCCGGCCGCCCCGTCCCGGCCAGCGCCGTGCCCCCGCGCACCGCGCGCCCGGCCGCCGCGGTGCCCGAGCAGCCCGCCTACGCCCCGGCGCAGCAGCAGCCGCAGTACGCCCCGGCGCAGCCCCAGCAGCAGCAGCCGTCCTACGCGCCGCAGCCGCAGTACGCGCAGCAGCAGCAGCCCGCCGCCGAACCGCAGCAGCCGCAGCACCAGCCGCAGCACCAGCAGCCGCAGCAGCAGTACGCGCAGCAGGCCCCCCAGGTCGTGCCCAGCCCGGACCCCGTCCAGGTCCCGCGCATCATCGAGCTGCCGCAGGACACCGCCGCGTCGCGCCGCCCGAGCCGTCCGCGTCCGGAGGAGGACGACCTGGACGTGCCCGACTTCCTCAAGTGA
- the ftsW gene encoding putative lipid II flippase FtsW produces MAVEGARGRAGWQSRWRRPPWLDATGEWVRDRTRLLDSPLATHHVLLATTSVLVVIGLVMVLSSSSVEALTKTGSPYTYFKNQAMFAVLGAVVLVVASRVPARTWQRLAVPALFASAAFQLLVFVPGIGKVVNGNRNWIEVGPLSAQPSEAAKVTLVLALALALTRRRDVLHQPAKLLGALVAPVGLTVGIVLLTRDLGTALIMMAVVVVMLWVAGIPGRWFLLAGGAAAAVAFVAVVTSTNRVNRVKDWLSGTSDSATQIQGLQWQPVQGKYALASGGWWGLGLGASREKWSWLPEAHNDFIFAIIGEELGLPGTLTILVLFGVLAVMVMRLVRRSESFYTKLAVSGIGAWILTQAVVNTGVVLSLFPVIGVPLPLISAGGSALVLTLLGIGILLSFARAEPGAPEAIRARESVVARSLAVLPHRGARRTRSTKGPR; encoded by the coding sequence GTGGCCGTCGAGGGCGCGCGCGGTCGCGCCGGCTGGCAGTCCCGCTGGCGGCGGCCGCCGTGGCTGGACGCCACGGGCGAGTGGGTCCGGGACCGGACCAGGCTCCTGGACTCGCCGCTGGCGACGCACCACGTGCTGCTCGCGACGACGTCGGTGCTCGTGGTCATCGGGCTCGTCATGGTGCTCTCCAGCTCCAGCGTCGAGGCGCTGACCAAGACGGGCTCGCCATACACCTACTTCAAGAACCAGGCGATGTTCGCGGTGCTCGGCGCGGTCGTGCTGGTCGTGGCCAGCCGGGTCCCGGCGCGCACGTGGCAGCGGCTGGCCGTCCCCGCCCTGTTCGCCTCCGCCGCCTTCCAGCTGCTCGTCTTCGTCCCGGGCATCGGCAAGGTCGTCAACGGCAACCGGAACTGGATCGAGGTCGGGCCGCTGTCCGCCCAGCCCTCGGAGGCGGCGAAGGTCACCCTCGTCCTCGCCCTGGCCCTGGCCCTGACCCGCCGCCGCGACGTCCTGCACCAGCCGGCCAAGCTCCTCGGCGCCCTCGTCGCGCCGGTCGGGCTCACGGTCGGCATCGTGCTGCTCACCAGGGACCTGGGAACCGCGCTGATCATGATGGCGGTCGTCGTCGTGATGCTGTGGGTGGCGGGCATCCCCGGCCGGTGGTTCCTGCTGGCCGGCGGCGCGGCGGCGGCCGTCGCCTTCGTCGCGGTCGTCACGAGCACCAACCGGGTCAACCGCGTCAAGGACTGGCTCTCGGGCACCTCCGACAGCGCCACCCAGATCCAGGGCCTGCAGTGGCAGCCGGTCCAGGGCAAGTACGCCCTGGCCTCCGGCGGCTGGTGGGGGCTGGGGCTGGGCGCGAGCCGGGAGAAGTGGTCCTGGCTGCCCGAGGCCCACAACGACTTCATCTTCGCCATCATCGGCGAGGAGCTCGGGCTGCCCGGCACGCTGACGATCCTCGTGCTGTTCGGCGTGCTGGCCGTCATGGTCATGCGCCTGGTGCGGCGCTCGGAGAGCTTCTACACCAAGCTCGCCGTCTCCGGCATCGGCGCCTGGATCCTCACCCAGGCCGTCGTCAACACGGGTGTCGTCCTCAGCCTGTTCCCCGTCATCGGGGTCCCGCTGCCGCTCATCTCCGCCGGGGGTTCCGCCCTCGTCCTGACCCTGCTCGGGATCGGGATCCTGCTGTCCTTCGCGCGCGCCGAACCCGGTGCACCGGAGGCGATCCGCGCCCGCGAGTCGGTCGTGGCCCGGTCCCTGGCCGTCCTCCCGCACCGGGGTGCGCGCCGCACCCGCTCGACGAAGGGTCCTCGGTGA
- the murG gene encoding undecaprenyldiphospho-muramoylpentapeptide beta-N-acetylglucosaminyltransferase — MNVLLAGGGSTGHVAPLLATADRLRLRDPGAGVLVLGTAEGLESRLVPQRGYELAVVPRVPLPRKPSGDLLRLPVRLRAAVAGAAEAIRAVRADVVVGYGGYVAVPAYLAARRAGVPIVVHEQNALPGIANRLGARWAVSTAVTFPGTPLPRAVHTGMPLRSEVVALARAADRDALRRRARAELGLDPGTPTLLVTGGSLGAQRVNDVLGACAPELLAAGFQVLHACGRGKSVPLAADVDTSRYVVREYLDGMDTAYAAADLVVGRSGAGTVSELTAVGLPGVYVPLPVGNGEQRRNAESVVAAGGGVLVADADLDAQFVRSRVLPLLSDPAALAAAARAAAGFGVHDGDERLADLVEAAAR; from the coding sequence GTGAACGTCCTGCTCGCCGGCGGTGGCTCGACGGGGCACGTCGCCCCGCTGCTGGCCACCGCCGACCGCCTGCGCCTGCGCGACCCCGGCGCCGGGGTCCTCGTCCTCGGCACGGCCGAGGGGCTGGAGTCGCGGCTCGTGCCGCAACGGGGGTACGAGCTGGCCGTCGTGCCCCGCGTCCCGTTGCCCCGCAAGCCCTCCGGGGACCTGCTGCGGCTGCCGGTCCGGTTGCGCGCCGCGGTCGCCGGGGCCGCGGAGGCGATCCGCGCCGTCCGGGCGGACGTCGTCGTCGGGTACGGCGGGTACGTCGCCGTCCCGGCCTACCTCGCCGCCCGCCGCGCGGGCGTGCCGATCGTCGTCCACGAGCAGAACGCGCTGCCCGGCATCGCGAACCGGCTCGGGGCCCGCTGGGCCGTCAGCACGGCCGTCACCTTCCCCGGCACCCCGCTGCCGCGCGCGGTGCACACCGGGATGCCGTTGCGCTCGGAGGTCGTGGCCCTGGCGCGCGCCGCCGACCGGGACGCCCTGCGCCGCCGGGCGCGGGCCGAGCTGGGGCTGGACCCCGGCACGCCGACGCTGCTGGTGACGGGCGGGTCCCTGGGCGCCCAGCGCGTCAACGACGTCCTGGGGGCCTGCGCGCCGGAGCTGCTCGCCGCCGGGTTCCAGGTGCTGCACGCCTGCGGGCGCGGGAAGTCGGTGCCGCTGGCGGCGGACGTCGACACCTCCCGGTACGTCGTGCGCGAGTACCTCGACGGCATGGACACCGCCTACGCGGCCGCCGACCTCGTGGTGGGCCGCAGCGGCGCCGGGACCGTCAGCGAGCTGACGGCCGTGGGGCTGCCCGGCGTCTACGTGCCCCTGCCCGTCGGCAACGGGGAGCAGCGGCGCAACGCCGAGTCCGTCGTCGCCGCCGGCGGTGGCGTGCTGGTCGCCGACGCCGACCTGGACGCGCAGTTCGTCCGCTCCCGCGTCCTGCCGCTGCTGTCGGACCCGGCGGCCCTGGCGGCCGCGGCGCGCGCCGCCGCCGGGTTCGGCGTCCACGACGGCGACGAGCGGCTCGCCGACCTCGTCGAGGCGGCCGCCCGGTGA
- the murD gene encoding UDP-N-acetylmuramoyl-L-alanine--D-glutamate ligase, with the protein MRVFDSWLGNPNPRADDTDRVRELRHLTSRWAGLRTLVTGIGLSGFAAADALLEVGAEVVVVDAATGEAQREKAQLLEVLGATVHLGPEHVGAPPVPWDAFDLVVTSPGWHPDAPLLVSAALAGVPVWGDVELAWRMRPETGAAPWLTLTGTNGKTTVVELLASMLRAAGLRATSAGNVGTPLVEALRHPHAYEVLAVELSSYQLHWLSTDLESSVRPRASAVLNIAPDHLDWHGSLEAYALAKGRIYQNTEVACVYNVADPRTEDLVREADVVEGARAVGFTRGAPGLSMLGLVEDVLCDRAFVEQRQSHAAELCSLADLRPEGSSDPVPPHTVENVLAAAALARAHGVPQVAVRNGARAFTPAPHRVATVLDPARSAGVRYVDDSKATNAHAANASLATFEHVVWIAGGDAKGASFDDLVRAHGPRLRAAVLIGRDRDLVADALRRHAPDVPVAAVDLPQDGSVSDLMDLVVARAADLARADDTVLLAPACASWDQFRSYGHRGDEFAAAVARRFTTPPGAGA; encoded by the coding sequence GTGAGGGTCTTCGACTCCTGGCTCGGCAACCCCAACCCCCGGGCCGACGACACCGACCGCGTCCGCGAGCTGCGGCACCTCACCTCCCGCTGGGCCGGGCTGCGCACCCTCGTCACGGGCATCGGCCTGTCCGGGTTCGCCGCCGCCGACGCGCTCCTGGAGGTCGGCGCCGAGGTCGTCGTCGTCGACGCCGCGACGGGGGAGGCCCAGCGGGAGAAGGCGCAGCTGCTGGAGGTCCTCGGCGCCACCGTCCACCTCGGGCCCGAGCACGTCGGCGCGCCGCCGGTCCCGTGGGACGCCTTCGACCTCGTCGTCACCTCGCCCGGCTGGCACCCCGACGCCCCGCTGCTCGTCTCCGCCGCCCTGGCCGGCGTGCCCGTCTGGGGCGACGTCGAGCTCGCCTGGCGGATGCGCCCCGAGACCGGTGCCGCGCCCTGGCTGACGCTGACGGGCACCAACGGCAAGACGACCGTGGTGGAGCTGCTGGCCTCGATGCTGCGCGCCGCCGGGCTGCGCGCCACCAGCGCCGGCAACGTCGGCACCCCCCTGGTGGAGGCGCTGCGGCACCCGCACGCCTACGAGGTCCTGGCGGTGGAGCTGTCCAGCTACCAGCTGCACTGGCTGTCCACCGACCTGGAGAGCTCGGTGCGGCCCCGGGCCTCCGCGGTGCTGAACATCGCCCCCGACCACCTCGACTGGCACGGCTCGCTGGAGGCGTACGCCCTGGCCAAGGGCCGCATCTACCAGAACACCGAGGTCGCCTGCGTCTACAACGTCGCCGACCCGCGCACCGAGGACCTCGTGCGCGAGGCCGACGTCGTCGAGGGCGCCCGGGCCGTCGGGTTCACCCGCGGGGCGCCGGGGCTGTCGATGCTCGGGCTCGTCGAGGACGTCCTGTGCGACCGCGCCTTCGTCGAGCAGCGCCAGTCGCACGCCGCCGAGCTGTGCTCCCTGGCCGACCTGCGTCCGGAGGGCTCCAGCGACCCGGTCCCGCCGCACACCGTCGAGAACGTCCTGGCCGCCGCCGCGCTGGCCCGCGCCCACGGCGTCCCGCAGGTCGCGGTCCGCAACGGGGCGCGGGCCTTCACCCCCGCCCCGCACCGCGTCGCGACCGTCCTGGACCCCGCGCGCTCGGCGGGCGTCCGGTACGTCGACGACTCCAAGGCCACCAACGCCCACGCCGCCAACGCTTCGCTGGCCACCTTCGAGCACGTCGTGTGGATCGCCGGCGGCGACGCCAAGGGCGCCTCCTTCGACGACCTCGTGCGCGCCCACGGCCCCCGGCTGCGGGCCGCCGTGCTCATCGGCCGCGACCGCGACCTCGTCGCCGACGCGCTGCGGCGACACGCGCCCGACGTCCCCGTCGCCGCCGTGGACCTCCCGCAGGATGGTTCCGTGAGCGACCTCATGGACCTCGTCGTGGCGCGCGCCGCGGACCTCGCGCGCGCCGACGACACCGTCCTGCTCGCCCCGGCCTGCGCCTCCTGGGACCAGTTCCGCTCCTACGGCCACCGCGGCGACGAGTTCGCCGCGGCCGTGGCGCGACGGTTCACCACCCCGCCGGGCGCGGGGGCCTGA
- the mraY gene encoding phospho-N-acetylmuramoyl-pentapeptide-transferase, translated as MRTVLIAGAFSLVVALFGTPLYIRWLVHRKYGQFVRDDGPTTHHTKRGTPTMGGVVIILAALLAYAAAHLFTGRAPTVSGLLCLGLMTGLGVVGFLDDFLKISKQRSLGLTARAKLIGQGVVGIAFAVLALQFPSEASGHATPASTRISVLRDTPLDLAWFGAVGGTIAFVVWVLLITSAVSNGVNLTDGLDGLATGATTMVLAAYVLICTFQSNQSCWTLREVEARCYEVRDPRDLAVVAASVMGACFGFLWWNASPAKIFMGDTGSLALGGALAGLAILSRTQILLVVLGGLFVIITLSVILQVGSFKLTGRRVFRMAPLQHHFELAGWGEVTIVIRFWIIAGLFVSLGLGVFYAQWVTGA; from the coding sequence GTGAGGACCGTCCTCATCGCGGGAGCGTTCTCGCTCGTCGTCGCCCTCTTCGGGACACCGCTGTACATCCGGTGGCTCGTGCACCGCAAGTACGGCCAGTTCGTCCGCGACGACGGGCCGACCACGCACCACACCAAGCGCGGCACGCCCACCATGGGCGGTGTCGTCATCATCCTGGCCGCGCTGCTGGCGTACGCGGCCGCGCACCTGTTCACCGGCCGCGCGCCGACGGTGTCGGGCCTGCTGTGCCTGGGGCTCATGACCGGGCTGGGCGTCGTCGGGTTCCTCGACGACTTCCTGAAGATCTCCAAGCAGCGCAGCCTCGGGCTCACGGCCCGCGCCAAGCTCATCGGCCAGGGCGTCGTGGGGATCGCCTTCGCGGTCCTGGCCCTGCAGTTCCCCTCCGAGGCCAGCGGCCACGCGACACCGGCCTCGACGCGCATCTCCGTCCTGCGCGACACCCCGCTGGACCTGGCCTGGTTCGGGGCGGTCGGCGGCACCATCGCGTTCGTCGTGTGGGTGCTGCTCATCACCTCCGCCGTCAGCAACGGCGTGAACCTCACCGACGGCCTGGACGGCCTGGCCACCGGGGCCACGACGATGGTCCTGGCGGCCTACGTCCTCATCTGCACCTTCCAGTCCAACCAGAGCTGCTGGACGCTGCGCGAGGTCGAGGCCCGCTGCTACGAGGTCCGCGACCCGCGCGACCTGGCCGTCGTGGCGGCCTCGGTCATGGGCGCCTGCTTCGGGTTCCTGTGGTGGAACGCCAGCCCGGCGAAGATCTTCATGGGGGACACCGGGTCCCTGGCCCTGGGCGGGGCGCTGGCCGGTCTGGCCATCCTGTCCCGCACGCAGATCCTGCTGGTCGTCCTCGGCGGCCTGTTCGTCATCATCACGCTGTCGGTCATCCTCCAGGTCGGCAGCTTCAAGCTCACGGGGAGACGCGTCTTCCGGATGGCACCGCTGCAGCACCACTTCGAGCTCGCCGGGTGGGGTGAGGTCACGATCGTCATCCGGTTCTGGATCATCGCCGGGCTGTTCGTGTCCCTGGGCCTGGGCGTCTTCTACGCGCAGTGGGTGACGGGCGCGTGA
- the murC gene encoding UDP-N-acetylmuramate--L-alanine ligase yields MSALEELGRVHLLGLGGVGVSGVARLLAARGVPVSGTDAVDSPTLRRLSELGIRTFVGHDAANLGDLGAGDTLVVSSAVRATNPELVAARERGVRVLHRSQALAALMEGRRGVAVAGTHGKTTTTSMLAVALVAAGLDPSYAIGGELTGGTDGGARDGSGPFVAEADESDGSFREYAPVVDVVTNVEPDHLDHYGTAEAYAAAFEEFLARLRPGGLLVACADDAGSAALAAHARARGVRVRTYGTSATADVRLSEVELGTAPRALLTDAGVARELRLAVPGEHNLRNAAAAYCAAAELGADPVAVLEGLAGFGGARRRFELKGEAGGVRVVDDYSHHPTEVEALLRAARPVAGDGRVVVVFQPHLVSRTRTFAAEFGRALGLADEVVVLDVYVAREDPDPAVTGALVADAVPLPPGRVRFVPALADAPGVLAATVRPGDLLLTVGAGDVTTVGPRVLELLGAR; encoded by the coding sequence GTGAGCGCCCTGGAGGAGCTGGGCCGGGTGCACCTGCTGGGTCTGGGCGGGGTCGGGGTGTCCGGGGTCGCCCGGTTGCTGGCCGCCCGCGGCGTCCCCGTCTCGGGGACCGACGCCGTCGACTCGCCCACGCTGCGGCGGCTGTCCGAGCTGGGCATCCGCACCTTCGTCGGCCACGACGCGGCGAACCTGGGCGACCTGGGCGCCGGGGACACCCTCGTGGTCAGCTCGGCCGTGCGGGCCACCAACCCCGAGCTCGTCGCCGCGCGCGAGCGCGGGGTGCGGGTCCTGCACCGCTCCCAGGCGCTGGCGGCGCTCATGGAGGGCCGCCGCGGCGTCGCCGTCGCCGGCACCCACGGCAAGACGACGACGACCTCGATGCTCGCGGTCGCGCTCGTCGCGGCCGGCCTGGACCCCTCCTACGCCATCGGCGGGGAGCTGACCGGGGGGACCGACGGCGGTGCCCGCGACGGGTCCGGGCCGTTCGTCGCCGAGGCCGACGAGTCCGACGGCTCGTTCCGCGAGTACGCCCCCGTCGTCGACGTCGTGACGAACGTCGAGCCCGACCACCTGGACCACTACGGCACGGCGGAGGCGTACGCGGCCGCGTTCGAGGAGTTCCTCGCCCGGTTGCGCCCCGGTGGCCTGCTCGTCGCGTGCGCCGACGACGCGGGGTCGGCGGCGCTGGCCGCGCACGCCCGCGCGCGGGGCGTGCGGGTGCGGACCTACGGGACGTCCGCGACGGCCGACGTGCGGCTGAGCGAGGTGGAGCTGGGCACCGCGCCCCGCGCGCTGCTCACCGACGCGGGGGTCGCCCGCGAGCTGCGGCTGGCCGTCCCGGGCGAGCACAACCTGCGCAACGCCGCGGCCGCCTACTGCGCGGCCGCCGAGCTGGGGGCCGACCCGGTCGCCGTGCTGGAGGGGCTGGCCGGTTTCGGCGGTGCCCGCCGCCGGTTCGAGCTCAAGGGCGAGGCCGGCGGGGTGCGGGTGGTCGACGACTACTCCCACCACCCCACGGAGGTCGAGGCCCTGCTGCGCGCGGCCCGCCCGGTGGCCGGGGACGGTCGCGTCGTGGTGGTCTTCCAGCCGCACCTGGTGAGCCGCACGCGGACCTTCGCGGCGGAGTTCGGCCGGGCCCTGGGGCTGGCCGACGAGGTCGTCGTCCTCGACGTCTACGTGGCCCGCGAGGACCCCGACCCGGCCGTCACGGGGGCGCTGGTGGCCGACGCGGTCCCGCTGCCGCCCGGGCGGGTCCGGTTCGTGCCGGCGCTCGCCGACGCCCCGGGGGTCCTGGCCGCGACGGTGCGCCCGGGGGACCTGCTGCTGACCGTCGGGGCCGGCGACGTCACGACGGTCGGCCCGCGGGTGCTCGAGCTGCTCGGAGCGCGCTGA
- a CDS encoding UDP-N-acetylmuramoyl-tripeptide--D-alanyl-D-alanine ligase yields the protein MIPLTAAEVAELAGGRVHAPSTAQDPPISTGGPVVIDSRAAAPGSLFVALPGERVDGADYAAAAVAGGASVVLAEREVDLPAGAALVVVDDAVAALGRLAAGVLDRLRRDGSGPLVVGVTGSQGKTTTKDLLAQVLPGPLVAPRGSFNNEIGAPLTVLRADAGTRSLVVEMGARGIGHIAHLCRIARPDVGVELVVGAAHAGEFGSLEATAQAKGELVEALPADGLAVLNADDDRVAAMAPRTTARVLTFGRGPHADVRAVDVVLDDHARPGFRLEHAGASASVQLRLHGEHQVTNALAAAAVALGTGGSVGDVAAALSAADPASPGRMQVVERADGVTVVHDAYNANPDSVRAALKALVGMAGGRRTWAVLGEMLELGAASRDEHDLVGRTVVRLDVDQLLVVGAGARPVYTGAVMEGSWGEEAAFADDVDAALEFLTPRLRPGDVVLVKSSNGAGLSRLAETLISAEASQT from the coding sequence GTGATCCCGCTCACCGCGGCGGAGGTGGCGGAGCTGGCCGGTGGCCGGGTCCACGCCCCCTCGACCGCGCAGGACCCGCCGATCTCGACCGGGGGACCGGTGGTCATCGACTCCCGCGCCGCCGCACCGGGTTCGCTGTTCGTGGCGTTGCCCGGTGAACGCGTCGACGGCGCCGACTACGCCGCCGCCGCGGTCGCCGGCGGGGCGAGCGTCGTGCTGGCCGAGCGCGAGGTGGACCTGCCCGCCGGGGCCGCGCTCGTCGTCGTCGACGACGCGGTCGCCGCCCTGGGGCGCCTGGCCGCCGGGGTGCTGGACCGGTTGCGCCGCGACGGCTCCGGACCGCTCGTCGTCGGCGTCACGGGATCGCAGGGCAAGACGACGACCAAGGACCTGCTCGCCCAGGTCCTGCCCGGGCCGCTCGTCGCGCCCCGGGGCAGCTTCAACAACGAGATCGGCGCCCCGCTGACGGTGCTGCGCGCCGACGCGGGCACGCGCTCCCTCGTGGTGGAGATGGGCGCCCGCGGCATCGGCCACATCGCGCACCTGTGCCGCATCGCCCGCCCCGACGTCGGGGTCGAACTCGTCGTCGGCGCCGCGCACGCGGGGGAGTTCGGCTCCCTGGAGGCCACCGCGCAGGCCAAGGGCGAGCTCGTCGAGGCGCTGCCCGCCGACGGCCTGGCCGTCCTGAACGCCGACGACGACCGCGTCGCGGCCATGGCCCCGCGCACCACCGCCCGGGTCCTGACCTTCGGCCGCGGCCCGCACGCCGACGTCCGCGCGGTCGACGTGGTGCTCGACGACCACGCCCGCCCCGGCTTCCGCCTCGAGCACGCCGGGGCCTCCGCGTCCGTCCAGCTGCGGCTGCACGGCGAGCACCAGGTGACCAACGCGCTCGCGGCCGCCGCCGTCGCGCTCGGCACCGGCGGCTCGGTCGGCGACGTCGCCGCGGCCCTGTCCGCCGCGGACCCGGCCAGCCCCGGGCGGATGCAGGTCGTCGAGCGCGCCGACGGGGTGACCGTCGTCCACGACGCCTACAACGCCAACCCCGACTCGGTGCGCGCCGCCCTCAAGGCCCTCGTGGGGATGGCCGGTGGCCGCCGCACGTGGGCGGTCCTCGGCGAGATGCTCGAACTGGGCGCCGCCTCCCGCGACGAGCACGACCTCGTGGGCCGCACCGTCGTGCGCCTGGACGTCGACCAGCTCCTCGTCGTCGGCGCCGGGGCCCGACCGGTCTACACCGGCGCCGTCATGGAGGGGTCCTGGGGCGAGGAGGCCGCGTTCGCCGACGACGTCGACGCCGCCCTGGAGTTCCTGACCCCCCGGCTGCGGCCCGGGGACGTGGTCCTGGTGAAGTCGTCCAACGGTGCGGGCCTGAGCCGGCTCGCCGAGACCCTGATCAGTGCGGAGGCGTCACAGACGTGA